Proteins from one Phaenicophaeus curvirostris isolate KB17595 chromosome 16, BPBGC_Pcur_1.0, whole genome shotgun sequence genomic window:
- the DAGLB gene encoding diacylglycerol lipase-beta → MPGLVALGRRWAIGSDDFVLPGAFELFVRLVWWIGILALYTVHKGHFNCPGGGLLRTYLLVLLILLASIICAISALVYVSMQGTISNPGPRKSLPKLLYIRLFLYLPEFIWAVVGAVWVSDSSVHCEKTVINVIMLTVIASWVIIIFTVIGILIVFDPLGGKKTFYLTSGVDRNLESSQSGQLLYNVKNTATRVWEKRIRLLCCCIVQDDDHRVAFTSIAELFRNYFSDTDLVPSDIAAGLTLLHQEQDKMESCPKDPEEVLCHSPSSLVTDDLDIELENAAHYMLFAAAAYGWPYYIYTNPFTALCKLSGDCCRNRRTDSDITGSDRYNFHFGSILKMTGLQYRDFIHISFHNKIYEIPFFVALDHKKEAIVVAVRGTLSFEDVLTDLSADCEDLTLEDVLENGFVHKGITQAANYIYRKLINDGILNQAFTIAPEYKLVIVGHSLGGGTASVLAIMLRNSFPTLRCYAFSPPGGLLSKSLADYTKHFIVSVIVGKDLVARLSMPNMEDLKRRIVRIVANCNRPKYQILLRGCWYEVFGGDPDNFPTELDGRNQGALTQPLLAEESLMVHRSPSYNTLEDESHLNSPPQYPHLYLPGRIIHIVEESSCSRWCSSDIKYTARWSNQTVFSSILISPKMVTDHMPDVVLKALNSLSQEHRSCISCQAQECNTHVV, encoded by the exons ATGCCGGGGCTGGTGGCCCTAGGGCGCCGTTGGGCCATCGGCAGCGATGATTTCGTCCTCCCCGGGGCTTTCGAGCTCTTCGTCAGGCTCGTGTG GTGGATTGGCATTCTCGCTCTTTATACGGTCCATAAGGGCCACTTTAACTGTCCCGGGGGAGGATTGCTGCGCACCTACTTGCTTGTCCTCCTCATTCTCCTCGCTTCTATAATATGTGCGATATCTGCTCTCGTATACGTCAGCATGCAAG GAACGATTTCTAATCCAGGCCCAAGAAAATCACTTCCCAAGCTACTTTATATTCGCCTATTTCTCTATTTGCCTGAATTCATCTGGGCTGTTGTAGGAGCTGTGTGGGTGTCTGACAGCAGCGTGCACTGTGAGAAGACTGTGATAAATGTCATCATGTTGACAGTTATTGCAAG CTGGGTTATCATCATCTTTACCGTCATTGGAATTCTAATCGTTTTCGATCCACTTGGGGGGAAGAAGACGTTTTACCTCACCAGTGGTGTAGATCGGAACCTGGAAAGCAGTCAGTCAGGGCAGTTGCTGTATAATGTGAAGAACACTGCCACTAGAGTCTGGGAAAAAAGAATCAGATTGCTGTGTTGTTGTATTGTGCAAGATGATGACCATCGAGTGGCTTTTACTAGTATTGCAGAACTTTTCCGCAACTACTTTTCA GACACTGATCTGGTGCCCAGTGACATAGCAGCTGGTTTGACTCTGCTCCACCAAGAGCAAGATAAAATGGAAAGTTGCCCAAAAGACCCTGAAGAAGTCCTTTGTCATTCTCCATCGTCTCTTGTG ACAGATGATTTGGATATCGAACTGGAGAATGCTGCTCACTATATGCTGTTTGCCGCAGCTGCTTATGGTTGGCCCTACTACATATACACCAACCCATTTACTGCACTCTGTAAGCTCAGCGGTGACTG tTGCAGAAATAGACGAACAGATTCTGATATAACTGGCAGTGATCGTTATAACTTTCACTTTGGATCCATCCTAAAAATGACAGGACTGCAGTACAGGGACTTCATTCATATCAGTTTTCATAACAAG atTTATGAGATTccattttttgttgctttggaTCACAAAAAAGAAGCTATTGTGGTTGCAGTGAGAGGAACTTTGTCTTTTGAG GACGTTCTCACTGATCTGTCAGCAGACTGTGAAGACTTGACACTGGAGGATGTTCTAGAGAATGGCTTTGTGCATAAG GGAATAACTCAAGCTGCAAATTACATCTATCGAAAGCTAATAAATGATGGAATCTTAAACCAGGCTTTCACAATTGCTCCA GAATATAAACTTGTGATAGTTGGTCACAGTTTGGGTGGTGGAACAGCTTCTGTGTTGGCGATCATGCTCAGGAACTCTTTCCCAACATTAAGGTGTTAcgccttttctcctccaggagGACTTTTAAG caaatcaCTTGCAGATTACACCAAGCATTTCATTGTTTCGGTCattgttggaaaggaccttgttGCAAG GTTAAGTATGCCCAACATGGAGGATTTAAAGAGGAGAATAGTGAGAATTGTGGCAAACTGCAACAGACCCAAG TACCAGATTTTGCTGCGTGGGTGTTGGTACGAGGTGTTTGGAGGAGATCCAGATAACTTCCCAACTGAGCTGGATGGCAGAAACCAGGGTGCCCTTACGCAGCCACTCCTAGCTGAGGAAAGTTTAATGGTTCATCGGTCACCTTCGTACAACACCCTTGAGGATGAATCGCACCTCAATTCACCACCTCAGTATCCTCATCTCTATCTCCCGGGAAGGATTATCCATATTGTTGAAGAATCCAGCTGTAGCAG gtggTGTTCTTCTGATATTAAATACACGGCAAGATGGTCGAACCAGACGGTCTTCAGCAGCATTTTAATAAGCCCCAAGATGGTAACAGACCACATGCCAGATGTTGTGCTCAAAGCTCTGAACAGTTTGTCTCAGGAACACAGATCTTGTATTTCTTGTCAAGCACAAGAATGCAACACCCATGTAGTATAG